One stretch of Micromonospora echinospora DNA includes these proteins:
- a CDS encoding PQQ-binding-like beta-propeller repeat protein produces MAKAARRRAVVALVAVLAVAASVAVVVRVLAPAEVETVAREPYPTAPAPTAGVIGRLPVAPLVVDGRLRVYAGARQVYADQPATGRHRVTPFWSYRRWPATLTGVLAQDTTVVSRWSDGTLVALDARTGRVAWRADGPEPGPVPKPRRTYAGTVWDPAGLHVARAADGRTVLVSAGPGAVGGYDLADGRRLWRADVARDCRTDVGTTASGELVGVDSCEGPPTIELRDAATGTVRTRWRPPDAAEQLVVTPVGCPHGHSGCRGLRTAGPGGAGGKGWLVTDPGEPSAAPGLDAVDTVLDGERVVDTSGPVVVGRSARTGAELWRRADIHPAQVLATEPGRVHLLTDRRELVTVDPLTGATRSSLVLDIGRDGLGWRPGRAYAVDGYVAVERLREQATPEDDDQGYFLMAEPVLLAVT; encoded by the coding sequence ATGGCGAAGGCCGCGAGGCGGCGGGCCGTGGTGGCGCTGGTGGCGGTACTCGCCGTCGCGGCGTCGGTCGCCGTGGTGGTCCGGGTGCTGGCGCCGGCCGAGGTCGAGACCGTCGCCCGGGAGCCGTACCCGACTGCGCCCGCGCCGACCGCCGGGGTGATCGGGCGGCTGCCGGTGGCGCCGCTCGTCGTCGACGGCCGGCTGCGCGTCTACGCGGGCGCCCGTCAGGTGTACGCGGACCAGCCGGCCACCGGGCGGCACCGGGTCACCCCGTTCTGGTCGTACCGTCGCTGGCCGGCCACGCTGACCGGGGTGCTCGCCCAGGACACCACGGTGGTCAGCCGCTGGTCCGACGGGACGCTGGTGGCGCTGGACGCGCGTACCGGACGGGTCGCCTGGCGGGCCGACGGCCCGGAGCCGGGGCCGGTGCCGAAGCCGAGGCGGACCTACGCCGGCACGGTCTGGGACCCGGCCGGGCTGCACGTCGCGCGGGCCGCCGACGGCCGGACCGTGCTGGTCTCGGCCGGTCCCGGCGCGGTCGGCGGTTACGACCTCGCCGACGGCCGCCGGCTCTGGCGCGCCGACGTGGCGCGGGACTGCCGGACCGACGTGGGCACCACCGCCAGCGGCGAGCTGGTCGGGGTGGACAGCTGCGAGGGGCCGCCCACGATCGAGCTGCGGGACGCGGCGACAGGTACGGTGCGGACCCGCTGGCGTCCCCCGGACGCGGCGGAACAGCTCGTGGTCACGCCGGTCGGCTGCCCGCACGGGCACTCCGGCTGTCGCGGGTTGCGCACCGCCGGGCCGGGCGGTGCGGGCGGCAAGGGCTGGCTGGTGACCGACCCGGGCGAGCCGAGCGCCGCGCCGGGCCTGGACGCCGTGGACACGGTGCTGGACGGCGAGCGGGTGGTGGACACGTCGGGCCCGGTGGTGGTCGGGCGCTCGGCGCGTACCGGCGCGGAGCTGTGGCGCCGGGCGGACATCCACCCGGCCCAGGTGCTCGCGACCGAGCCGGGGCGGGTGCATCTGCTGACCGACCGGCGGGAACTGGTCACCGTGGACCCGCTCACCGGCGCGACCCGGTCCAGCCTCGTGCTGGACATCGGGCGGGACGGGCTCGGCTGGCGGCCGGGCCGGGCGTACGCGGTGGACGGCTACGTCGCTGTGGAACGGCTGCGGGAGCAGGCCACGCCGGAGGACGACGACCAGGGCTACTTCCTGATGGCCGAGCCGGTGCTGCTCGCCGTCACCTGA
- a CDS encoding PQQ-binding-like beta-propeller repeat protein, giving the protein MLLGLVTVVVLAATGVWNPFPALWDWVDRSKPISEPDVVWQQRVGGTPRSVTIAGDTVIVEQRTRVEARSLADGSQLWERKADWSAVAGGDRDPVVAVGRLLDKGYEVLDPVSGVTRRRDDRAIAVWTYRNLLLDAYCVRATDCTLRAWEPRGTAPLWSAFLPGVHSGVLADNPELLGTRRLGATRIDGGVAGPEGVPPLLGFPVDGRVHVVDTATGRVLQNVEPGREERLAVVGGRLLRIAATSRDGSCYYTVTAVDPATGQQVWRRTGINLRTADYAGCVQREDPQGARNVLIGVAPDGREAVLDGYDGRLLQVGADGEKLLAVDDRYAVVRSADKGSLLGRELSVDRTRWTRPAGGKSGAALTPYAAVLSEEKPSRLIAVEPREGRVLVELRTSANALAVGPNGMIIGEGREIGYVRWGAGAAGVPGPGRDGAPVSPDPGGSWRPPSDQGSCGPKRELCVDGK; this is encoded by the coding sequence TTGCTGCTCGGGCTCGTCACCGTGGTCGTACTCGCCGCGACAGGCGTCTGGAACCCCTTCCCGGCGCTCTGGGACTGGGTCGACCGCAGCAAGCCGATCTCCGAGCCGGACGTGGTCTGGCAGCAGCGCGTCGGCGGCACGCCGCGCAGCGTCACCATCGCCGGTGACACCGTGATCGTCGAGCAGCGCACCCGCGTCGAGGCGCGCAGCCTCGCCGACGGCAGCCAGCTCTGGGAGCGCAAGGCCGACTGGTCGGCGGTCGCGGGCGGCGACCGGGACCCGGTCGTCGCCGTGGGCCGGCTGCTGGACAAGGGGTACGAGGTGCTCGACCCGGTCAGCGGCGTGACCCGGCGCCGCGACGATCGGGCGATCGCCGTCTGGACGTACCGGAACCTGCTGCTGGACGCGTACTGCGTGCGGGCCACCGACTGCACGTTGCGGGCCTGGGAGCCGCGCGGCACCGCCCCGCTGTGGAGCGCGTTCCTGCCCGGCGTGCACAGCGGGGTGCTCGCCGACAACCCGGAGCTGCTCGGTACGCGGCGGCTGGGCGCCACCCGCATCGACGGCGGGGTGGCCGGGCCGGAGGGGGTACCGCCGCTGCTCGGCTTCCCGGTCGACGGCCGGGTGCACGTGGTGGACACCGCGACCGGCCGGGTGCTGCAGAACGTCGAGCCGGGCCGGGAGGAGCGGCTGGCGGTGGTCGGCGGCCGGCTGCTCCGGATCGCGGCCACCTCCCGCGACGGGAGCTGCTACTACACGGTCACCGCGGTGGACCCGGCGACAGGTCAGCAGGTGTGGCGGCGGACCGGGATCAACCTGCGCACGGCCGACTACGCCGGCTGCGTGCAGCGCGAGGACCCGCAGGGCGCGCGCAACGTCCTCATCGGGGTCGCCCCGGACGGCCGGGAGGCGGTGCTCGACGGGTACGACGGCCGCCTGCTCCAGGTCGGCGCGGACGGCGAGAAGCTGCTCGCCGTGGACGACCGCTACGCCGTGGTGCGCAGCGCCGACAAGGGCTCGCTGCTGGGGCGGGAGCTGTCGGTGGACCGGACCCGGTGGACCCGGCCGGCCGGCGGCAAGAGCGGTGCCGCGCTCACCCCGTACGCGGCGGTGCTCAGCGAGGAGAAGCCGTCCCGGCTGATCGCGGTCGAGCCGCGCGAGGGCCGGGTCCTGGTCGAGCTGCGGACCTCGGCGAACGCGCTGGCGGTCGGCCCCAACGGCATGATCATCGGGGAGGGCCGGGAGATCGGGTACGTCCGCTGGGGTGCCGGCGCGGCCGGAGTGCCCGGGCCCGGCCGGGACGGCGCGCCGGTGTCGCCGGACCCCGGAGGCAGCTGGCGGCCGCCCAGCGACCAGGGCAGCTGCGGGCCGAAGCGGGAACTCTGCGTGGACGGCAAGTGA
- a CDS encoding Lrp/AsnC family transcriptional regulator, which produces MNTGQDVQLDELDARLIELLAEEPRIGVLECSRRLGVARGTVQARLDKLVGRGVVTGFGPDITPAAIGFGVTSFVTLEISQRHGHDQVTAHLAAIPEVLEAHTITGSSDLLCRIVARSNTDLQRVIDQIVASEGIRRASTIIALAEQIPYRTLPLVRSAARG; this is translated from the coding sequence ATGAACACTGGTCAGGATGTACAGCTCGACGAGCTGGACGCCCGCTTGATCGAACTGCTGGCGGAGGAACCGCGGATCGGGGTGCTGGAGTGCTCCCGGCGGCTCGGCGTGGCCCGGGGCACGGTGCAGGCCCGGCTCGACAAGCTGGTCGGCCGGGGCGTCGTCACCGGGTTCGGGCCGGACATCACGCCCGCCGCCATCGGCTTCGGGGTGACCAGCTTCGTCACGCTGGAGATCAGCCAGCGGCACGGCCACGACCAGGTCACCGCGCACCTGGCCGCGATTCCCGAGGTGCTGGAGGCGCACACCATCACCGGCTCCAGCGACCTGCTCTGCCGGATCGTCGCCAGGTCGAACACCGACCTCCAGCGGGTGATCGACCAGATCGTCGCCTCCGAGGGCATCCGGCGCGCCTCCACCATCATCGCGCTGGCCGAGCAGATCCCGTACCGCACGCTGCCGCTGGTCCGCTCCGCCGCCCGCGGGTAA
- a CDS encoding homogentisate 1,2-dioxygenase — protein sequence MPYYRSVGDVPRKRHTQFRQPDGTLYAEELVGQEGFSSDSSLLYHRHAPTAILAAEEYAPPTVTRMPNLPLKPRHLRTHKLDGAGADPVLGRQYLLANDDVRIAYVLADRPSPLFRDATGDHCLYLEAGSLRVESPFGVLDAVAGDYVVIPTSTIHRLVPTGDEPTRLLAVEAAGHIGPPKRYLSVRGQFLEHAPYCERDVRGPDTPLLVDGEEVEVLVKHRRGWTKYVYANHPFDVVGWDGHMYPWAFSIHDFEPITGRIHQPPPVHQTFQGPNFVICSFVPRKVDYHPAAIPVPYNHHNVDSDEMLFYTGGNYEARRGSGIEQGSISLHPSGFTHGPQPGAAERSIGAEFFDELAVMVDTFRPLDLCDAAAACEDDGYAWTWARKP from the coding sequence ATGCCGTACTACCGCAGCGTCGGCGACGTGCCGCGCAAGCGCCACACCCAGTTCCGCCAGCCCGACGGCACGCTCTACGCGGAAGAGCTGGTCGGCCAGGAGGGCTTCTCCTCCGACTCGTCGCTGCTCTACCACCGGCACGCGCCGACCGCGATCCTCGCCGCCGAGGAGTACGCCCCGCCCACCGTCACCCGGATGCCGAACCTGCCGCTCAAGCCGCGCCACCTGCGCACACACAAGCTCGACGGCGCCGGCGCGGACCCGGTGCTCGGCCGGCAGTACCTGCTCGCCAACGACGACGTACGGATCGCGTACGTGCTCGCCGACCGCCCGTCCCCGCTGTTCCGCGACGCCACCGGCGACCACTGCCTCTACCTGGAAGCCGGATCGCTGCGCGTCGAGTCGCCGTTCGGCGTGCTCGACGCGGTCGCCGGCGACTACGTCGTCATCCCCACCTCGACCATCCACCGCCTGGTGCCCACCGGCGACGAGCCGACCCGGCTGCTCGCCGTCGAGGCCGCCGGCCACATCGGGCCACCCAAGCGCTACCTCTCCGTACGCGGGCAGTTCCTGGAGCACGCGCCCTACTGCGAGCGCGACGTCCGGGGACCGGACACCCCGCTGCTGGTCGACGGCGAAGAGGTGGAGGTGCTGGTCAAGCACCGGCGCGGCTGGACGAAGTACGTCTACGCCAACCACCCGTTCGACGTGGTCGGCTGGGACGGGCACATGTATCCGTGGGCGTTCTCCATCCACGACTTCGAGCCGATCACCGGGCGGATCCACCAGCCGCCACCGGTGCACCAGACGTTCCAGGGCCCGAACTTCGTGATCTGCTCGTTCGTGCCGCGCAAGGTGGACTACCACCCGGCCGCCATCCCGGTGCCGTACAACCACCACAACGTCGACTCCGACGAAATGCTGTTCTACACCGGCGGCAACTACGAGGCCCGGCGCGGCTCCGGCATCGAGCAGGGCTCGATCTCGCTGCACCCGTCCGGCTTCACCCACGGCCCCCAGCCGGGCGCGGCCGAACGGTCGATCGGGGCGGAGTTCTTCGACGAGCTGGCGGTCATGGTGGACACGTTCCGCCCGCTGGACCTGTGCGACGCGGCCGCCGCCTGCGAGGACGACGGCTACGCCTGGACCTGGGCGCGCAAGCCCTGA
- the fahA gene encoding fumarylacetoacetase, which translates to MSWVPGVAGSPYGVTNLPYGVFRHGEGEPRIGVRIGDFALDLAGAEAAGLVLAGGALGRPTLNAFLALGRPQWTAVRQRLVELLTGPEHRAAVEPLLVPLREVEMLLPFEVADYVDFYSSEHHASNVGQIFRPGQPPLLPNWKHVPIGYHGRAGTVVVSGTPVVRPTGQRASAQGPTTGASVRLDIEAEVGFVVGVPSRHGERVPVADFADHVFGVVLVNDWSARDIQAWEYQPLGPFLGKSFATSVSAWVTPLEALADAFVPAPDQDPPVQEYLRDTPHLGLNLTLSVEWNGERVAEPPFAGMYWTPAQQLAHLTVNGASLRTGDLYASGTVSGPERGQVGSFLELTWGGSEPVKFADGSERTFLEDGDTVTITATAPGPDGTTVALGEVTGTILPAC; encoded by the coding sequence ATGAGCTGGGTACCTGGTGTGGCGGGGTCGCCGTACGGGGTGACGAACCTGCCGTACGGCGTGTTCCGGCACGGCGAGGGCGAGCCGCGTATCGGCGTCCGCATCGGTGACTTCGCGTTGGACCTGGCCGGCGCGGAGGCGGCCGGTCTGGTGCTGGCCGGCGGCGCGCTGGGCCGCCCCACGCTCAACGCCTTCCTGGCGCTCGGCCGCCCGCAGTGGACGGCGGTCCGGCAGCGGCTCGTCGAGCTGCTCACCGGACCGGAGCACCGGGCGGCTGTCGAGCCGCTGCTGGTGCCGCTGCGCGAGGTCGAGATGCTGCTGCCGTTCGAGGTGGCCGACTACGTCGACTTCTACTCCTCGGAGCACCACGCCTCGAACGTCGGGCAGATCTTCCGGCCCGGCCAGCCGCCGCTGCTGCCGAACTGGAAGCACGTGCCGATCGGCTACCACGGCCGGGCCGGCACGGTGGTCGTCTCCGGCACCCCCGTGGTGCGCCCCACCGGGCAGCGCGCCAGCGCGCAGGGCCCGACCACTGGCGCATCGGTACGGCTGGACATCGAGGCCGAGGTGGGCTTCGTGGTGGGCGTGCCGAGCCGGCACGGCGAGCGGGTGCCGGTGGCCGACTTCGCCGACCACGTCTTCGGCGTGGTGCTCGTCAACGACTGGTCGGCCCGGGACATCCAGGCCTGGGAGTACCAGCCGCTCGGGCCGTTCCTCGGCAAGTCGTTCGCCACGTCCGTCTCGGCCTGGGTGACACCGCTGGAGGCGCTCGCCGACGCGTTCGTACCCGCGCCCGACCAGGACCCGCCGGTGCAGGAATACCTGCGCGACACCCCGCACCTCGGACTGAACCTGACGCTGTCGGTCGAGTGGAACGGCGAGCGGGTCGCCGAGCCGCCGTTCGCCGGCATGTACTGGACCCCGGCCCAGCAGCTCGCCCACCTCACCGTCAACGGCGCGTCGCTGCGGACCGGCGACCTCTACGCCTCCGGCACCGTGTCCGGACCGGAACGCGGCCAGGTCGGGTCGTTCCTGGAGCTGACCTGGGGCGGGTCCGAGCCGGTCAAGTTCGCCGACGGCAGCGAGCGGACGTTCCTGGAGGACGGCGACACGGTGACGATCACCGCCACCGCGCCCGGCCCGGACGGCACCACCGTCGCGTTGGGCGAGGTCACCGGAACGATCCTCCCGGCCTGCTGA
- the hisC gene encoding histidinol-phosphate transaminase: MTETGRHQPPLRLTRADLDALPNYVPGRSPADLARELGLPEAIKLASNEVPYGPLPGVVEAVAEAVAGSHRYPDMGVVALRQVLAERYGVDADRIATGCGSVALAEHLVRATCLPGDELLYSWRSFEAYPIIAATSGATSVRVPNDAGHGHDLDAMAAAVTDRTRMILVCNPNNPTGTAVRRAELERFLDSVPDDVLVVIDEAYREFVTDPEVPDGLTYLDRPNVAVLRTLSKAWGLAGLRIGWLVAAPEVAAAVRKVVTPFSTSTAAQAGALAALAQADEVERRCALVVAERDRVTEALRKFVPDVPESQANFVWLPLGERAVEFGRACEARGVIVRPFPGDGVRVTIGTPAENDTFLAVAESALA, from the coding sequence ATGACCGAGACCGGACGCCACCAGCCTCCGCTGCGGCTCACCCGCGCCGACCTCGACGCGTTGCCCAACTACGTGCCCGGCCGTAGCCCGGCCGACCTGGCCCGGGAACTGGGCCTGCCCGAGGCGATCAAGCTGGCCAGCAACGAGGTGCCCTACGGCCCGCTGCCCGGCGTGGTGGAGGCGGTCGCCGAGGCGGTTGCGGGTTCGCACCGCTACCCGGACATGGGCGTGGTGGCGCTGCGTCAGGTGCTCGCCGAGCGGTACGGCGTGGACGCCGACCGGATCGCCACCGGCTGCGGCTCGGTGGCGCTGGCCGAGCACCTGGTCCGCGCCACCTGCCTGCCCGGTGACGAGCTGCTCTACTCGTGGCGCTCCTTCGAGGCGTACCCGATCATCGCGGCGACCAGCGGCGCGACCAGCGTGCGGGTGCCGAACGACGCCGGCCACGGTCACGACCTGGACGCGATGGCGGCGGCGGTGACCGACCGGACCCGGATGATCCTGGTCTGCAACCCGAACAACCCGACCGGTACGGCGGTGCGCCGGGCGGAGCTGGAGCGTTTCCTCGACTCGGTGCCGGACGACGTGCTGGTGGTGATCGACGAGGCGTACCGGGAGTTCGTCACCGACCCGGAGGTGCCGGACGGCCTGACCTACCTGGACCGGCCGAACGTGGCGGTGCTGCGCACGCTGTCCAAGGCGTGGGGCCTGGCCGGCCTGCGGATCGGGTGGCTGGTCGCGGCGCCGGAGGTGGCCGCCGCAGTGCGCAAGGTGGTCACGCCGTTCTCCACCAGCACGGCCGCCCAGGCGGGCGCGCTGGCCGCGCTGGCTCAGGCCGACGAGGTGGAGCGGCGCTGCGCGCTCGTCGTGGCCGAGCGCGACCGGGTCACCGAGGCGCTGCGCAAGTTCGTGCCGGACGTGCCGGAGAGCCAGGCCAACTTCGTCTGGCTGCCGCTGGGCGAGCGGGCTGTGGAGTTCGGCCGGGCGTGCGAGGCACGCGGCGTGATCGTCCGCCCGTTCCCGGGCGACGGTGTACGGGTCACCATCGGCACCCCGGCCGAGAACGACACGTTCCTGGCGGTGGCCGAGTCCGCCCTGGCCTGA
- a CDS encoding SRPBCC family protein, producing MSTVTVSAFIEAQDADLWRLLTDLPARADWLSAVGAVEVLGAGGFGPGSAWRETRVRPDGGTEPEEFEVIEAVAPSRLVLGSRGAGADYRITWTLRTVERRRRGCTEVTVEHEAAPTRPYGRVLALILGGLAARAVEGALRRDLADLALAAGSARSSEAA from the coding sequence ATGTCGACGGTCACGGTATCCGCATTCATCGAAGCGCAGGACGCCGACCTGTGGCGCCTGTTGACCGACCTCCCGGCCCGCGCCGACTGGCTCTCGGCGGTGGGCGCGGTCGAGGTCCTCGGCGCCGGCGGGTTCGGGCCCGGCTCGGCCTGGCGGGAGACCCGCGTCCGGCCGGACGGCGGCACCGAACCGGAGGAGTTCGAGGTGATCGAGGCGGTCGCCCCGAGCCGCCTGGTGCTCGGCTCGCGCGGCGCCGGCGCCGACTACCGCATCACCTGGACGCTGCGCACCGTCGAGCGGCGACGCCGCGGCTGCACCGAGGTCACAGTCGAGCACGAGGCGGCGCCGACCCGACCGTACGGGCGGGTGCTGGCCCTGATTCTCGGCGGCCTGGCCGCCCGCGCGGTCGAGGGCGCGCTCCGGCGCGACCTGGCCGACCTGGCGCTGGCCGCCGGCTCGGCCCGGTCCTCCGAGGCCGCCTGA
- a CDS encoding RDD family protein: protein MSLEPGWYVDPADPETRRWWDGEGWIGAPIPVDVTPPEGPPPAEPEPAAAAAPGAGTGGRSETAPSSGAPAQPGGPGPWPGQPGQAGPWPGQPGQPGQPGPWPGQPGQPGQPGQPGQGGPWPGQPGQAGPAPQGPPPGWPYPHWPGAQPIPRPHGLPLASYGARLIARLIDFGVVFLLNAVVNGWFVWRYFEAVAPYLRESVRRAMNGDTSTEGLPQIDDQAGGLQIAILVIATALWYAYEVPSMAARGQTFGKRLMGVRALPVEADQPLGFGRATRRWSTLGLPTLLWYCCGLGLLLQLIDAVSPLFDQPLRQALHDKRAQTVVVQLPRKRPDPRTTPRDRADTPGDTP from the coding sequence GTGAGCTTGGAACCTGGATGGTACGTCGACCCCGCCGACCCGGAGACCCGCCGCTGGTGGGACGGCGAGGGCTGGATCGGCGCGCCGATCCCGGTCGACGTCACCCCGCCCGAAGGTCCACCGCCCGCCGAACCCGAGCCGGCCGCCGCCGCAGCGCCGGGCGCCGGGACGGGTGGCCGGTCGGAGACCGCCCCGTCGTCCGGCGCGCCCGCCCAGCCGGGCGGGCCGGGACCGTGGCCGGGCCAACCGGGTCAGGCCGGCCCGTGGCCCGGACAGCCGGGACAGCCCGGACAGCCCGGCCCCTGGCCGGGACAGCCCGGGCAGCCCGGGCAGCCCGGGCAGCCGGGGCAGGGCGGCCCGTGGCCGGGGCAGCCCGGTCAGGCCGGGCCGGCACCGCAGGGACCACCGCCGGGCTGGCCGTACCCGCACTGGCCGGGCGCGCAGCCGATTCCGCGCCCGCACGGGCTGCCGCTGGCGTCGTACGGCGCGCGGCTGATCGCCCGCCTGATCGACTTCGGCGTGGTGTTCCTGCTCAACGCGGTGGTGAACGGCTGGTTCGTCTGGCGCTACTTCGAGGCTGTCGCGCCGTACCTGCGTGAGTCGGTGCGCCGCGCGATGAACGGTGACACCTCCACCGAAGGGCTGCCCCAGATCGACGATCAGGCCGGCGGCCTCCAGATCGCCATCCTGGTGATCGCCACCGCGCTCTGGTACGCGTACGAGGTGCCCTCGATGGCGGCTCGCGGGCAGACGTTCGGCAAGCGGTTGATGGGCGTACGCGCGCTGCCGGTCGAGGCGGACCAGCCGCTCGGCTTCGGCCGGGCCACCCGGCGCTGGAGCACGCTCGGCCTGCCCACGCTGCTCTGGTACTGCTGCGGGCTCGGTCTGCTGCTGCAACTCATCGACGCGGTCTCGCCCCTGTTCGACCAGCCGCTGCGCCAGGCCCTGCACGACAAGCGGGCGCAGACGGTGGTGGTCCAGCTCCCCCGTAAGCGGCCCGACCCCCGTACCACCCCGCGCGACCGCGCTGACACCCCGGGAGACACCCCATGA
- a CDS encoding DUF397 domain-containing protein, with protein MTELTGAVWRTSSRSNDQGLCVEVATNVVAAHGVVGVRDSKDPDGPALAVSPPGWAAFVTALRGGSFRG; from the coding sequence ATGACCGAGTTGACCGGCGCCGTCTGGCGCACCAGCAGCCGCTCGAACGATCAGGGTCTCTGTGTCGAGGTGGCGACGAACGTGGTCGCCGCGCACGGCGTGGTGGGCGTACGCGACTCCAAGGACCCGGACGGCCCGGCGCTCGCGGTGAGCCCGCCGGGCTGGGCGGCGTTCGTCACCGCGCTGCGGGGCGGCTCGTTCCGCGGCTGA
- a CDS encoding RDD family protein, with protein sequence MTQPPPNLTPPPAGPPPAGGGFAPPARPAAPAQHVPPGYAGPPGYPPPGYPPPGYAPRPVPPPVAPNGQPLAGFGDRLLAYLIDTAVAMAVMMALFLPVFFLVFFRMIDELEQAGPNGPDPAEVWTTVFLPLLAAELGVLLLMLVFYWVYHVEYARRTGQTLGKKVMKLRIVPAQPDAALSRGMLGKRWAVEFAGGMFVPFLSYLDGFWQLWDKPWQQCLHDKFAGTVVVKVGP encoded by the coding sequence GTGACCCAGCCTCCCCCGAACCTGACGCCGCCGCCTGCCGGGCCTCCACCCGCGGGCGGCGGCTTCGCGCCGCCCGCCCGGCCCGCGGCGCCCGCGCAGCACGTTCCTCCGGGGTACGCCGGCCCGCCCGGATACCCGCCGCCCGGATACCCCCCACCGGGGTACGCCCCGAGGCCCGTCCCGCCCCCGGTGGCGCCGAACGGGCAGCCGCTGGCGGGCTTCGGCGACCGGCTGCTCGCCTACCTGATCGACACCGCCGTCGCGATGGCGGTGATGATGGCGCTGTTCCTGCCGGTCTTCTTCCTCGTCTTCTTCCGGATGATCGACGAGCTGGAGCAGGCCGGCCCGAACGGCCCCGACCCGGCCGAGGTCTGGACGACCGTGTTCCTGCCGCTGCTCGCCGCCGAACTCGGGGTCCTGCTGCTGATGCTCGTCTTCTACTGGGTCTACCACGTCGAGTACGCCCGCCGGACCGGCCAGACGCTGGGCAAGAAGGTGATGAAGCTGCGGATCGTGCCGGCGCAGCCGGACGCCGCGCTGAGCCGGGGCATGCTCGGCAAGCGCTGGGCCGTCGAGTTCGCCGGCGGGATGTTCGTGCCGTTCCTCAGCTACCTCGACGGTTTCTGGCAACTGTGGGACAAGCCCTGGCAGCAGTGCCTCCACGACAAGTTCGCCGGAACGGTCGTCGTTAAGGTTGGCCCGTGA
- the hppD gene encoding 4-hydroxyphenylpyruvate dioxygenase — protein sequence MTQAIDRPQSTEEVDVDALVGAVDHDISRDPFPVKGMDHVHFLVGNAKQAAHYYSTAFGMTCVAYRGPEQGYRDHAQYVLTSGSARFVLTGAVRPDADGAEHVAKHSDGVSDIALEVPDVDAAYAHAVAQGANGLVEPHDVSDEHGTVRMASIAAYGDTRHSLVDRSRYTGPFLPGFVARGPIVDRQPMIDAGLQPKRFFQAVDHVVGNVELGRMDEWVEFYKRVMGFSNMAEFIGDDIATDYSALMSKVVANGTRKVKFPLNEPAVARKKSQIDEYLEFYQGPGAQHIAVATNDILASVDAMRAAGVEFLDTPDSYYEDPELRARIGNVRVPIEELQSRKILVDRDEDGYLLQIFTKPVQDRPTVFFELIERHGSLGFGKGNFKALFEAIEREQEKRGNL from the coding sequence ATGACCCAGGCGATCGACCGACCCCAGTCGACCGAGGAGGTCGACGTCGACGCTCTCGTCGGCGCCGTCGACCACGACATCAGCCGCGACCCGTTCCCGGTCAAGGGCATGGACCACGTCCACTTCCTGGTCGGCAACGCCAAGCAGGCCGCGCACTACTACTCGACCGCGTTCGGCATGACCTGCGTGGCGTACCGGGGGCCGGAGCAGGGCTACCGGGACCACGCTCAGTACGTCCTGACCAGCGGTTCGGCCCGCTTCGTGCTGACCGGCGCGGTCCGCCCGGACGCCGACGGCGCCGAGCACGTGGCGAAGCACAGCGACGGCGTCTCCGACATCGCGCTTGAGGTGCCGGACGTGGACGCCGCGTACGCGCACGCCGTCGCGCAGGGCGCCAACGGCCTGGTCGAGCCGCACGACGTCAGCGACGAGCACGGCACCGTGCGGATGGCGTCCATCGCCGCGTACGGCGACACCCGGCACAGCCTGGTCGACAGGTCCCGCTACACCGGGCCATTCCTGCCCGGCTTCGTGGCCCGCGGCCCGATCGTGGACCGGCAGCCGATGATCGACGCCGGCCTCCAGCCGAAGCGGTTCTTCCAGGCGGTCGACCACGTGGTCGGCAACGTGGAGCTGGGCCGGATGGACGAGTGGGTCGAGTTCTACAAGCGGGTCATGGGCTTCTCGAACATGGCGGAGTTCATCGGCGACGACATCGCCACCGACTACTCGGCGCTGATGAGCAAGGTCGTCGCCAACGGCACCCGCAAGGTGAAGTTCCCGCTCAACGAGCCGGCCGTGGCCCGCAAGAAGTCGCAGATCGACGAGTACCTGGAGTTCTACCAGGGCCCCGGCGCGCAGCACATCGCGGTGGCCACCAATGACATCCTGGCCAGCGTGGACGCCATGCGCGCGGCGGGCGTGGAGTTCCTGGACACCCCGGACTCCTACTACGAGGACCCGGAGCTGCGCGCCCGCATCGGCAACGTCCGGGTGCCGATCGAGGAGCTGCAGTCCCGCAAGATCCTGGTGGACCGGGACGAGGACGGCTACCTGCTCCAGATCTTCACCAAGCCGGTGCAGGACCGTCCCACCGTCTTCTTCGAGCTGATCGAGCGGCACGGCTCCCTCGGCTTCGGCAAGGGCAACTTCAAGGCCCTGTTCGAGGCGATCGAGCGCGAGCAGGAGAAGCGCGGCAACCTGTAA